Proteins found in one Pelmatolapia mariae isolate MD_Pm_ZW linkage group LG7, Pm_UMD_F_2, whole genome shotgun sequence genomic segment:
- the LOC134631169 gene encoding sorting nexin-1-like isoform X1, giving the protein MATSSERSPPPFPDSEDQDVLDTEEVRGRDSDEDEDLFGSTSTSPVTEMDTTPTSDVSMKPPSDIMNDPLMEPMSSQTGNKPASEPSDDFFDLTNNVSVVAAAATKSDDFVDILGSETGAQRGEVVKADVTVEATIDRSEVTAGVTDPLSQQEAKQTSTAPVIDLSGDSHPVTSKIADPLVDLFSDAPPAAEAKKPSSANIDLFDDEEGSDIFAEPLQTKPAKQPQKSLFGEPDEDVFGEPLGAISKKPVPKEQKEKSVTTKVIAGGPLQDSKPADIFSQAAASTPSVTSTVNSKTNGVHSEEDGDIFAAEATVELSLDSPRNERKKEATAKPSAPAPTSLPAAASLAKPQPPALEELEEEEEEEEEDKFDIFVSVKDPEKIGDGMNAYMAYKVSTQTTLPMFRNKTFTVRRRFSDFLGLYEKLSEKHGPNGFIVPPPPEKSLLGMTKVKVGKEDSSSTDFVERRRGALERYLQRVVNHPSLLQDPDVREFLEREELPRAVSTQALSGAGFLKMINKATDAVSKMTIKMNESDVWFEEKLQEVESADQQFRKLHALVESLVVHRKELSLNTASFAKSAAMLGSAEDNTALSRALSQLAEVEDKMEQLHQEQAANDTFTFAEMIADYIRLLGAVRGSFDHRMKAWQRWQDAQSMLQKKRETEAKLLWANKPDKLQLAKEEIAEWEAKVTQYERDFERVSATVRKEVIRFEREKTKNCKRQIIKYLECLLQSQQQLIKYWEAFLPEAKAIA; this is encoded by the exons ATGGCGACCAGCTCGGAGCGCAGTCCTCCCCCATTCCCGGACTCCGAGGACCAAGATGTGCTGGACACTGAAGAAGTCCGAGGCCGCGACAGTGATGAAGACGAGGACCTCTTCGGGAGTACG AGCACATCACCAGTGACCGAAATGGACACCACACCGACCAGTGATGTTTCAATGAAGCCTCCCAGTGACATCATGAATGATCCTTTAATGGAGCCAATGAGCAGCCAAACAGGAAACAAGCCAGCGAGTGAACCCTCAGATGATTTTTTTGACCTGACAAACAATGTTAGCGTTGTAGCTGCAGCTGCAACAAAATCCGATGATTTCGTTGACATATTGGGAAGCGAAACTGGAGCTCAGAGAGGGGAAGTAGTAAAGGCAGATGTTACTGTTGAAGCAACAATTGATAGAAGTGAAGTAACTGCTGGCGTTACAGATCCACTCAGTCAGCAGGAAGCAAAACAAACGTCCACCGCTCCAGTTATCGACCTCAGTGGTGACTCACATCCTGTTACTAGCAAAATTGCCGACCCTTTGGTCGACCTCTTTAGCGATGCTCCACCAGCTGCTGAAGCCAAAAAACCCAGCAGCGCAAACATTGATCTCTTTGATGACGAGGAAGGGAGTGATATTTTCGCAGAGCCGCTGCAGACCAAGCCTGCCAAGCAGCCGCAGAAAAGCCTCTTCGGTGAACCTGACGAGGACGTGTTTGGCGAGCCGCTGGGTGCCATCTCAAAGAAACCCGTCCCTAAAGAGCAGAAGGAGAAATCTGTCACAACCAAAGTCATTGCTGGGGGACCGCTGCAAGACAGTAAGCCAGCTGATATCTTCAGTCAGGCAGCTGCCTCCACACCCAGCGTCACCAGCACCGTCAACTCCAAGACCAATGGAGTCCACTCTGAGGAGGATGGTGACATATTTGCTG CAGAGGCCACGGTGGAGCTCTCTCTCGACAGTCCGAggaatgagagaaaaaaggaggcgACGGCCAAGCCATCTGCTCCCGCCCCCACCTCTCTGCCAGCAGCTGCCAGCCTCGCCAAGCCACAGCCTCCTGCCCTAGAAGAG ttggaagaggaggaagaggaagaggaggaagacaaaTTTGACATCTTTGTCTCTGTCAAAGATCCAGAAAAAATAG ggGATGGTATGAATGCCTACATGGCCTACAAAGTATCCACACAG ACCACACTGCCCATGTTTCGCAACAAGACATTCACAGTGAGGCGACGCTTCAGCGACTTCCTCGGACTTTATGAGAAGCTTTCTGAAAAACATGGACCAAATGGATTCATTGTGCCTCCACCACCAGAGAAGAGCCTTCTGG GGATGACAAAGGTGAAAGTGGGGAAGGAAGATTCATCATCTACAGACTTTGTTGAGAGAAGAAGAGGTGCTCTGGAAAG GTATCTGCAGAGGGTGGTAAATCACCCGTCGCTGCTCCAAGACCCCGATGTCAGAGAGTTCCTGGAGAGAGAGGAA TTGCCTCGAGCAGTGAGCACTCAGGCTCTGAGCGGCGCCGGCTTCTTAAAGATGATCAATAAAGCGACGGACGCTGTCAGCAAGATGACCATCAAGATGAACGAGTCAGACGTG tggttcGAGGAGAAGCTGCAGGAGGTGGAATCTGCAGACCAGCAGTTCAGGAAGCTCCACGCGCTGGTCGAATCCCTGGTGGTTCACAGGAAAG AGCTGTCACTGAACACAGCGAGCTTCGCCAAAAGTGCGGCCATGCTGGGCAGCGCAGAGGACAACACCGCCTTGTCCCGCGCCCTCTCCCAGCTGGCCGAGGTGGAGGACAAGATGGAGCAGCTACACCAGGAACAAGCTGCAAACGACACCTTCACCTTTGCTGAAATGATTGCAGATTACATCCGCCTGCTGGGTGCTGTGAGG GGGTCCTTTGATCACCGGATGAAGGCGTGGCAGCGCTGGCAGGATGCTCAGTCCATGCTGCAGAAGAAGAGGGAGACTGAGGCCAAACTCCTGTGGGCCAACAAGCCTGATAAGCTGCAGCTGGCCAAGGAGGAGATCGCTGAG TGGGAGGCCAAAGTGACGCAGTACGAGCGAGACTTTGAAAGAGTTTCTGCAACTGTTCGCAAGGAAGTCATTCGCTTTGAG agagaaaagaccAAGAATTGCAAAAGACAGATTATCAAGTATTTGGAGTGTCTGCTTCAATCTCAGCAACAG CTGATAAAGTACTGGGAGGCGTTCTTACCAGAAGCAAAAGCAATCGCCTAA
- the LOC134631169 gene encoding sorting nexin-1-like isoform X2 has translation MATSSERSPPPFPDSEDQDVLDTEEVRGRDSDEDEDLFGSTSTSPVTEMDTTPTSDVSMKPPSDIMNDPLMEPMSSQTGNKPASEPSDDFFDLTNNVSVVAAAATKSDDFVDILGSETGAQRGEVVKADVTVEATIDRSEVTAGVTDPLSQQEAKQTSTAPVIDLSGDSHPVTSKIADPLVDLFSDAPPAAEAKKPSSANIDLFDDEEGSDIFAEPLQTKPAKQPQKSLFGEPDEDVFGEPLGAISKKPVPKEQKEKSVTTKVIAGGPLQDSKPADIFSQAAASTPSVTSTVNSKTNGVHSEEDGDIFAEATVELSLDSPRNERKKEATAKPSAPAPTSLPAAASLAKPQPPALEELEEEEEEEEEDKFDIFVSVKDPEKIGDGMNAYMAYKVSTQTTLPMFRNKTFTVRRRFSDFLGLYEKLSEKHGPNGFIVPPPPEKSLLGMTKVKVGKEDSSSTDFVERRRGALERYLQRVVNHPSLLQDPDVREFLEREELPRAVSTQALSGAGFLKMINKATDAVSKMTIKMNESDVWFEEKLQEVESADQQFRKLHALVESLVVHRKELSLNTASFAKSAAMLGSAEDNTALSRALSQLAEVEDKMEQLHQEQAANDTFTFAEMIADYIRLLGAVRGSFDHRMKAWQRWQDAQSMLQKKRETEAKLLWANKPDKLQLAKEEIAEWEAKVTQYERDFERVSATVRKEVIRFEREKTKNCKRQIIKYLECLLQSQQQLIKYWEAFLPEAKAIA, from the exons ATGGCGACCAGCTCGGAGCGCAGTCCTCCCCCATTCCCGGACTCCGAGGACCAAGATGTGCTGGACACTGAAGAAGTCCGAGGCCGCGACAGTGATGAAGACGAGGACCTCTTCGGGAGTACG AGCACATCACCAGTGACCGAAATGGACACCACACCGACCAGTGATGTTTCAATGAAGCCTCCCAGTGACATCATGAATGATCCTTTAATGGAGCCAATGAGCAGCCAAACAGGAAACAAGCCAGCGAGTGAACCCTCAGATGATTTTTTTGACCTGACAAACAATGTTAGCGTTGTAGCTGCAGCTGCAACAAAATCCGATGATTTCGTTGACATATTGGGAAGCGAAACTGGAGCTCAGAGAGGGGAAGTAGTAAAGGCAGATGTTACTGTTGAAGCAACAATTGATAGAAGTGAAGTAACTGCTGGCGTTACAGATCCACTCAGTCAGCAGGAAGCAAAACAAACGTCCACCGCTCCAGTTATCGACCTCAGTGGTGACTCACATCCTGTTACTAGCAAAATTGCCGACCCTTTGGTCGACCTCTTTAGCGATGCTCCACCAGCTGCTGAAGCCAAAAAACCCAGCAGCGCAAACATTGATCTCTTTGATGACGAGGAAGGGAGTGATATTTTCGCAGAGCCGCTGCAGACCAAGCCTGCCAAGCAGCCGCAGAAAAGCCTCTTCGGTGAACCTGACGAGGACGTGTTTGGCGAGCCGCTGGGTGCCATCTCAAAGAAACCCGTCCCTAAAGAGCAGAAGGAGAAATCTGTCACAACCAAAGTCATTGCTGGGGGACCGCTGCAAGACAGTAAGCCAGCTGATATCTTCAGTCAGGCAGCTGCCTCCACACCCAGCGTCACCAGCACCGTCAACTCCAAGACCAATGGAGTCCACTCTGAGGAGGATGGTGACATATTTGCTG AGGCCACGGTGGAGCTCTCTCTCGACAGTCCGAggaatgagagaaaaaaggaggcgACGGCCAAGCCATCTGCTCCCGCCCCCACCTCTCTGCCAGCAGCTGCCAGCCTCGCCAAGCCACAGCCTCCTGCCCTAGAAGAG ttggaagaggaggaagaggaagaggaggaagacaaaTTTGACATCTTTGTCTCTGTCAAAGATCCAGAAAAAATAG ggGATGGTATGAATGCCTACATGGCCTACAAAGTATCCACACAG ACCACACTGCCCATGTTTCGCAACAAGACATTCACAGTGAGGCGACGCTTCAGCGACTTCCTCGGACTTTATGAGAAGCTTTCTGAAAAACATGGACCAAATGGATTCATTGTGCCTCCACCACCAGAGAAGAGCCTTCTGG GGATGACAAAGGTGAAAGTGGGGAAGGAAGATTCATCATCTACAGACTTTGTTGAGAGAAGAAGAGGTGCTCTGGAAAG GTATCTGCAGAGGGTGGTAAATCACCCGTCGCTGCTCCAAGACCCCGATGTCAGAGAGTTCCTGGAGAGAGAGGAA TTGCCTCGAGCAGTGAGCACTCAGGCTCTGAGCGGCGCCGGCTTCTTAAAGATGATCAATAAAGCGACGGACGCTGTCAGCAAGATGACCATCAAGATGAACGAGTCAGACGTG tggttcGAGGAGAAGCTGCAGGAGGTGGAATCTGCAGACCAGCAGTTCAGGAAGCTCCACGCGCTGGTCGAATCCCTGGTGGTTCACAGGAAAG AGCTGTCACTGAACACAGCGAGCTTCGCCAAAAGTGCGGCCATGCTGGGCAGCGCAGAGGACAACACCGCCTTGTCCCGCGCCCTCTCCCAGCTGGCCGAGGTGGAGGACAAGATGGAGCAGCTACACCAGGAACAAGCTGCAAACGACACCTTCACCTTTGCTGAAATGATTGCAGATTACATCCGCCTGCTGGGTGCTGTGAGG GGGTCCTTTGATCACCGGATGAAGGCGTGGCAGCGCTGGCAGGATGCTCAGTCCATGCTGCAGAAGAAGAGGGAGACTGAGGCCAAACTCCTGTGGGCCAACAAGCCTGATAAGCTGCAGCTGGCCAAGGAGGAGATCGCTGAG TGGGAGGCCAAAGTGACGCAGTACGAGCGAGACTTTGAAAGAGTTTCTGCAACTGTTCGCAAGGAAGTCATTCGCTTTGAG agagaaaagaccAAGAATTGCAAAAGACAGATTATCAAGTATTTGGAGTGTCTGCTTCAATCTCAGCAACAG CTGATAAAGTACTGGGAGGCGTTCTTACCAGAAGCAAAAGCAATCGCCTAA
- the LOC134631173 gene encoding sorting nexin-1-like — protein MYMKVKRCEFCDLQGSFDHRMKAWQRWQDAQSMLQKKRETEAKLLWANKPDKLQLAKEEIAEWEAKVTQYERDFERVSATVRKEVIRFEREKTKNCKRQIIKYLECLLQSQQQLIKYWEAFLPEAKAIA, from the exons atGTACATGAAGGTAAAAAGATGTGAGTTTTGTGACCTGCAGGGGTCCTTTGATCACCGGATGAAGGCGTGGCAGCGCTGGCAGGATGCTCAGTCCATGCTGCAGAAGAAGAGGGAGACTGAGGCCAAACTCCTGTGGGCCAACAAGCCTGATAAGCTGCAGCTGGCCAAGGAGGAGATCGCTGAG TGGGAGGCCAAAGTGACGCAGTACGAGCGAGACTTTGAAAGAGTTTCTGCAACTGTTCGCAAGGAAGTCATTCGCTTTGAG agagaaaagaccAAGAATTGCAAAAGACAGATTATCAAGTATTTGGAGTGTCTGCTTCAATCTCAGCAACAG CTGATAAAGTACTGGGAGGCGTTCTTACCAGAAGCAAAAGCAATCGCCTAA